AGGCCGACGTCGCTTTCGTGATCGGCGCCAACGATGTCACCAACCCGGCTGCCAAGACCGACAAGACGTCGCCCATCTACGGGATGCCGGTGCTCGACGTCGAAAAGGCGCGCACCACGCTCTTCATCAAGCGCTCGATGGGCGGTGCGGGCTATGCCGGCGTGGAGAATGAACTGTTCTTCAAGGACAATACCATGATGCTCCTCTCGGACGCCAAGAAGATGGTCGAGGAAATCGTGAAAAACCTCGACTAGTCCGGGGGGCTGATCCTTTCACGATTGGGAAGAACATCGATTGAGCAGCAACGGCTCGTCGCTCCATGGGCTCGCCCTGCCGACATGGTAAAAAATGTCTTGCCGGAATCGGGTGGCCTCGTGAATAAAGGTTTTTCGATCAAGAGCTTACTGGGTTAAAGCCCCCAGCCGGTGCCCCGGCTGTCGGGGCCGTGGGAGGGCGCCATCTTGCGCAAATTGGGGATCATCGGCGGCACGAGCTGGAACTCGACCGCGCTCTACTATCGCTACATCAACGAAGGGGTGGCCCGCGCACTGGGCGGCATGCATAGTGCGCGCCTGCTCATCGAGAGTGTCGACCTCGCACCCTATGCCGCGCTCCAGCGTGCCGGGCGGCTCGAGGAAGCGCAGGCGATGATCGTGGCGGCGGGCCAAAATCTCGCCGCGGGCGGGGCCGAGGCCATCCTCATCGCCTCGAACACTACCAACCGCTACGCCCCCGCGGTCGAGGCCGCCACCGGCCTCCCGCTCCTCCACATCGCCGACCCGACCATCGCGCGGCTGAAAGCCGAGGGCCGCAAACGCATTGCCCTGTTCGGTACGCGCTATGTGATGACCGAGGATTTCGCCCGGACCCGCTACGAGGCCGCCGGGCTCGAGGTGATGCAGCTGCGGCCCGACTGGATCGACGAGATCGACCGCATCATCTTCGATGAACTCGTGCTCGGCCGCGCCAGCCGCACCAGCGAGCGCACCTTCCGCACGATGATCACCGAGCTCGACAAGCAGAAGGCCGATGCCATCGTCCTGGGCTGCACCGAATTGTGCCTCGCCATCCGCGCGCGCGCCAACGTGCTGCCGGTCTACGACACCACGGCGATCCACGCCGAGGCGGCGGTGGACTGGTTGCTCGAGGACCGACGCACCGACAGCGCGGCGGCCTAGCCAGCGTCGCGAAAATTGGGCATGAGGGCTCCTGTGAACGTTCACAGGAGTAGGAGCCCCATGACCCAGACCCTTGCCCGCTTCAGCATCGCCGCCGCCAGCCTCGCGCTCGCCGCCTGCGACACGACCGCCACCGACATGGCGCCTGCCACCGGCAGCGACGCCTCCGCCGCGCTATTGTTCGAGGACGGCTTCGATGCCGGCACGCTCGACCGCGCGAAGTGGAACGTCGAGGGCCCCGACTTCTGGGTCAATGACGAGCTCCAGGTCTATGTCGACGAACCCGGCGTCATTTCCTTCCGCGACGGCGTCGAGGGCGCCGACGGCGGCGTCCTTGTCCTGAAACCCGAATATCGCGACGGCGCCGAAGACAGTGATCGCCGCAAGGCCGACTTCGTCTCGGGCCGGATCAACTCCAAGGGCCATTTCGACTTCGCTTACGGCCGTGCCGAAGCGCGCATCCGCATGACCGACCATGTCGGCGTCTGGCCCGCCTGGTGGCTGCTCGGCAATGGCCGCTGGCCCGACACGGGCGAAATCGACATCCTCGAATATGTCGGCGACAAGAGCTGGATCGGCGTTGCCGTTCACGGCCCGGGCTATTCGGGCGAGGATGCTCCGGTAAAACGCTATTATTTCGAGGATGGCGAGGATGTCACCGACTGGCAGGTCTATGCCGTCGAATGGGAGCCTACCGAGATCCGCTTCTATGTCGACGATGCGCTCTATTGGACCGTGACCAAGACCGAGATCGAGAAAATGGGCCGCTGGTCCTACGACAATCCCAAATATCTCATCCTCAACTTCGCGGTGGGCGGCGTCTATCCGTGGAAGGTCAACGAGATCACCGAGCCCTATTACGGCCTGCCGCAATCGACCGTCGATGCGATCAAGCGCGGCGAACCCGAGATGCTGGTCGACTGGGTCCGGGTCTACGCGCCCGCCGGATAGGCGGGTACCGCGCGTCCGCCGGCACGGTCGAGCGGCTGCGCGATCCAGCGGGCCGCGAGCGCTTTCCACAGCGCTTGCGGCCGCTGCTCGACGAGGCGGTTGACCGCATAGGCCAGCGCGATCATCGCGGCGATGACCAGCGGGGTCATCCAGAAGCGATTGTCGGGCGTCTGCCACGTCTTGAAGATCATGTAGCCGATCTGCGCATGGAGCAGGTAGAGCGGGTAGGTGAGGGCGCCGAGCCGCTGCGTCGTCGCGCTGCCGCGAATATCCGCCGAACGCATCGCGACGAACAGCGCCAGCCCCGCCGCCACCACCGCGACCGCCCCCCATTGGTCGTGGAGCATGTCGTCGCGCTGCTGGATCCCGGCACGGTGATAGAGGTCGAAGAGCGCGGCGGCGCTGGCCAGCGCGAAGCCGCCCGCGGCGAGCCGGTCGTTGGGGTTCCTGTACAACAGCGAGAGCGCCATGCCGGCGACGAAATAGGCCCCATGGGTGCCGAAGATGGGAAGCGAGATGCGCGCCACCGCTGCCATGCCGGTGATAACGAGCCCGGCCAGCACCAGCCGGTGCGGCCGCTCGATCCAGCCCAGCATGATGGTCGCGAAGATGAGGATGTAGAAGAAGATCTCGATCTCCAGCGTCCAATAGACGAGGTCCATCGGCGCTTCGCCAAACGCCTCGGGAAAGAAGCTGATGTTGGCAAGCCAGCGCGCGGGCGTCACCGGGGCGTGGCTCAGCATCATTGCGGTCAGCGCGGTCAGCGACATGCAGGCGATGAAGGCGGGCCACAGCCGGACGATGCGCGAGGCGGCGAACCCGCCCGGCGTGCGGTGCATCGCGCTCGCGAAGATGACGAAGCCCGAGATGACGAAGAAGAAATCGACCCCGAGGTAGCCATAGTCGCTGATCCGCGACAGCACGGGGATATGCTCCACGCCGACGCCCGCCGTGTTGCGATCGATCGCATGGGTGAAATAATGGTACATCACCACCGCCATCGCGCAGGCGAAACGCGCGAGGTCGAGCCAGGCATGGCGGGGGGCGGCGGGCCGCGTGACAGTCATGCGCGCGTGTGATCCTTCCTCGAAGAGCAGGATGACCCTAGCGCGAACAGGGTTAACAAAGCGTCAGGTTGGGGTGGCTGGCCGCTCATATCGGGCTGGCACAATAGGATTTGGCCTGATCTACTGCGACGATGATCGCTCCCGCGCATCGCTGTCTCGTGACGACCGAAGTTCCACGAAGTGGACAAAGTGGACACTGTTCGGAATTCATCCAACAGCGCGGCTCGCAATCTACCCCTCACGAGCCTATCTGTTGAGCCGTGAGCAAGGCCGACCGACCCGATAGTCCCGACGCGAAGACCCGTTTCGACGAGAAGGCGGCGACCAAGACGGTCAAGGGTGCGGGCCAGCCCGACATCGAGGCGGGTGTCGCGGCGATCCGCAATGTCGTGAAGACGCTGCCGGTCCGTCCCGGCGTCTATCGCATGCTCGATGCACGCGGCGACGTCCTTTATGTCGGCAAGGCGAGGGCGCTCAAGAACCGCGTGACCAACTACACGCAGGTCGCGCGGCTGACCAAGCGGCTCCAGCGGATGGTGGCGCAGACGCGCTCGATGACCATCGTCACGACCCGGACAGAGGCAGAGGCGCTGCTATTGGAAGCGCAGCTCATCAAACGCTTCCGCCCGCCCTACAACGTGCTGCTGCGCGACGACAAAAGCTTCCCCTTCATCCTGCTGCGCGAGGATCACGATTTCCCGCAGGTGCGGCTGCATCGCGGCGCGCGACGGACCAAGGGGCAATATTATGGCCCCTTCGCCAGCGCGGGATCGGTGCGCAATACGCTCAATGCGTTGCAGAAGCTGTTCCTGCTGCGAAGCTGTTCGGACGGCTTCATGCGCGGGCGCGACCGGCCCTGCCTGCTCTATCAGATCAAGCGCTGCTCGGCGCCCTGCGTGGGGCGGATCAGCGAGGCCGACTATGCCGAGCTGGTCGAGGATGCGAAGCTGTTCCTCGCTGGCAAGTCGACGGGGGTGCAGAAGAAACTCGGCGTCGCCATGGCCGAGGCGGCGGAGAAGCAGGATTACGAGCTTGCCGCCATCTATCGCGATCGCTTGCGCGCGCTGACCTATATCCAGGGATCGCAGACGGTTCATGCCGAGGGGCTGGGCGATGCCGACGTCTTCGCGCTGGCCGAGAAGGCGGGGAGCATCTGCGTCCAGGCCTTCTTCATTCGCGGCGGGCAGAATTGGGGGCATCGCAGCTTCTTCCCGACCCATGTGGAGGGGTTGAGCGAGGAAGAGGTGCTCTCCGACTTCCTGATGCAATTTTACGAGGAAGTGCCGCCGCCCAAGACTATCCTCATCGACCGCGATCTGGAGGAAGCCGCGCTGATGGCCGAGGCGCTGGGCGAGCGGGCCGAGCGCAAGGTTGCGCTGTCCAAGCCGCAGCGCGGCCCGCGCCGCAAGCTGATGGAGCAGGCGCAGCGCAATGCGGTAGAGGCGCTCGAGCGGCGTATGGCCGAGACGACGACGCAGGCAAAGCTGCTGCGCGAACTGGCCGAGACCTTCGAATTGCCCGAGCCGCCGCAGCGGATCGAGGTCTATGACAACAGCCACATCATGGGGACCAATGCGGTCGGCGCGATGATTGTCGCGGGCCCCGAGGGCTTCAGGAAGAACAATTATCGCAAGTTCAACATCAAGTCGGACATCACCCCCGGGGACGATTTCGGCATGATGAAGGAGGTGCTCACCCGCCGCTTCGCGCGGCTGGCGAAAGAGGACCCCGACCGCGAGAAGGGCGATTGGCCCGACCTCTTGCTGATCGACGGCGGCAAGGGGCAATTGTCGGCGGTCATGGAAATCATGGAGGAAGCGGGCGTCGAGGACGTGCCGGTGGTCGGCGTCGCCAAGGGGCCCGATCGCAATGCCGGGCGCGAGGTTTTCCACCTGCCGGGCGGGCGCGAGATCACCTTTGCCCCCAATGCCCCCTTGCTCTTCTATCTCCAGCGGCTGCGCGACGAGGCGCATCGCTTCGCCATCGGCTCGCACCGCCAAAAGCGCGCCAAGTCTTTTACCGGCTCGACGCTCGACGAGGTGCCGGGCATCGGCCCGACCCGCAAGCGCGCGCTGCTGATGCATTTCGGCACGGCCAAGGCGGTGAAGTCGGCGGCACTCGACGATCTCGAGCGGGCGCCGGGCATCAGCTCGGCGATGGCGCGGCAGATCTACGATTATTTTCATCCGCGTGGCTGAGCCCCGCCCATGAGGATGCGGCTCGACGCCATCCTGCTGGCGGTGCGCAACCATGGCGAGCGCGGCGCGGTGGTGCGGCTCCTGTCGGCCGAAGATGGGCTGGTCGCGGCCTATGCGCGCGGCGCGCATGGGCGGCGGATGGGGCCGGTATTGCTGCCCGGCAATCTCGTCGCCGCCGAACTCAGCGCACGCACCGACAGTGAACTGCCGCAGGCGAGCGTGGAACTGCGCGTCTCGCGCGGCGGGCTTTATGGCGA
The nucleotide sequence above comes from Sphingomicrobium arenosum. Encoded proteins:
- a CDS encoding acyltransferase family protein, whose product is MTVTRPAAPRHAWLDLARFACAMAVVMYHYFTHAIDRNTAGVGVEHIPVLSRISDYGYLGVDFFFVISGFVIFASAMHRTPGGFAASRIVRLWPAFIACMSLTALTAMMLSHAPVTPARWLANISFFPEAFGEAPMDLVYWTLEIEIFFYILIFATIMLGWIERPHRLVLAGLVITGMAAVARISLPIFGTHGAYFVAGMALSLLYRNPNDRLAAGGFALASAAALFDLYHRAGIQQRDDMLHDQWGAVAVVAAGLALFVAMRSADIRGSATTQRLGALTYPLYLLHAQIGYMIFKTWQTPDNRFWMTPLVIAAMIALAYAVNRLVEQRPQALWKALAARWIAQPLDRAGGRAVPAYPAGA
- a CDS encoding glycoside hydrolase family 16 protein translates to MTQTLARFSIAAASLALAACDTTATDMAPATGSDASAALLFEDGFDAGTLDRAKWNVEGPDFWVNDELQVYVDEPGVISFRDGVEGADGGVLVLKPEYRDGAEDSDRRKADFVSGRINSKGHFDFAYGRAEARIRMTDHVGVWPAWWLLGNGRWPDTGEIDILEYVGDKSWIGVAVHGPGYSGEDAPVKRYYFEDGEDVTDWQVYAVEWEPTEIRFYVDDALYWTVTKTEIEKMGRWSYDNPKYLILNFAVGGVYPWKVNEITEPYYGLPQSTVDAIKRGEPEMLVDWVRVYAPAG
- a CDS encoding aspartate/glutamate racemase family protein, with product MRKLGIIGGTSWNSTALYYRYINEGVARALGGMHSARLLIESVDLAPYAALQRAGRLEEAQAMIVAAGQNLAAGGAEAILIASNTTNRYAPAVEAATGLPLLHIADPTIARLKAEGRKRIALFGTRYVMTEDFARTRYEAAGLEVMQLRPDWIDEIDRIIFDELVLGRASRTSERTFRTMITELDKQKADAIVLGCTELCLAIRARANVLPVYDTTAIHAEAAVDWLLEDRRTDSAAA
- the uvrC gene encoding excinuclease ABC subunit UvrC, coding for MSKADRPDSPDAKTRFDEKAATKTVKGAGQPDIEAGVAAIRNVVKTLPVRPGVYRMLDARGDVLYVGKARALKNRVTNYTQVARLTKRLQRMVAQTRSMTIVTTRTEAEALLLEAQLIKRFRPPYNVLLRDDKSFPFILLREDHDFPQVRLHRGARRTKGQYYGPFASAGSVRNTLNALQKLFLLRSCSDGFMRGRDRPCLLYQIKRCSAPCVGRISEADYAELVEDAKLFLAGKSTGVQKKLGVAMAEAAEKQDYELAAIYRDRLRALTYIQGSQTVHAEGLGDADVFALAEKAGSICVQAFFIRGGQNWGHRSFFPTHVEGLSEEEVLSDFLMQFYEEVPPPKTILIDRDLEEAALMAEALGERAERKVALSKPQRGPRRKLMEQAQRNAVEALERRMAETTTQAKLLRELAETFELPEPPQRIEVYDNSHIMGTNAVGAMIVAGPEGFRKNNYRKFNIKSDITPGDDFGMMKEVLTRRFARLAKEDPDREKGDWPDLLLIDGGKGQLSAVMEIMEEAGVEDVPVVGVAKGPDRNAGREVFHLPGGREITFAPNAPLLFYLQRLRDEAHRFAIGSHRQKRAKSFTGSTLDEVPGIGPTRKRALLMHFGTAKAVKSAALDDLERAPGISSAMARQIYDYFHPRG